A window from Malania oleifera isolate guangnan ecotype guangnan chromosome 7, ASM2987363v1, whole genome shotgun sequence encodes these proteins:
- the LOC131160501 gene encoding systemin receptor SR160, giving the protein MKMSTLCSTAHCHSLTPQKLFSVYHCLLLFSLTSPCLQASPSALNGVYRDTHLLLQFKATLPNPALLSNWQSAQNPCLFRGVSCKGARVSFVDLSSFPLSSDFSSVASYLMSLELLESLHLSSANLTGSVSSISGYRCSVFFTDLDLSNNSLSGSVSDIFSGLSACSGLKSLNLSFNPLEFSAGVKDSGSVGLILKNLQTLDLSYNRISGQNVVSSLLPVGCGELKRLSLRGNKATGSVPFSGCANLEYLDLSSNNFTSVVPSFGDCLALQYLDLSANKFSGEIKDELSSCKQLSFLNLSSNQFSGAIPALPTGTLQFLYLSYNKFQGGLPANLADLCLTLVELDLSYNNFFGTVPDSLSSCSSLESINLSSNEFSGELPVDTVLKMTQLKKLVLSNNYFAGVLPDTLSVPTHLETLDVSSNNLSGLIPSGLCQSSRNSLKELYLQNNMFTGPIPATLGNCSDLVSLDLSFNYLTGTIPSSLGSLSNLRDLMIWLNQLQGEIPEDLMNLRMLESLILDFNELTGSIPSGLSNCTNLNWISLSNNRLSGEIPPWIGRLSSLAILKLGNNSFQGQIPPELGDCQRLIWLDLNSNLLSGTIPPALFKQSGNIVAGLVAGKRFAYIKNDGSNKGCHGAGNLVEFAGIRQQQLPRISTRSPCNFTRVYGGIIQPTFNNNGSMIFLDLSYNVLSGSIPKEGGTMYYVQVLNLGHNNLSGPIPQELGSLRSVNILDLSHNQLQGVIPGSLTSLTLLSDLDLSNNHLWGMIPESSQFESFPDYRYINNSGLCGYPLPRCGGNSGMNSHSQHRKSRGQASLAGSVAMGLLFSLFCIFGLIFVAVEAKKRRRKKDSSALDIYIDSNSHSGTANGGWKLTGAREALSINLATFEKPLRKLTFADLLEATHGFHNDSLIGSGGFGDVYKAQLKDGSIVAIKKLIHISGQGDREFTAEMETIGKIKHRNLVPLLGYCKVGEERLLVYEYMRFGSLEDILHDRKKAGIKLSWSARRKIAIGAARGLAFLHHNCIPHIIHRDMKSSNVLLDENLEARVSDFGMARLMSAMDTHLSVSTLAGTPGYVPPEYYQSFRCSTKGDVYSYGVVLLELLTGRQPTDSSDFGDNNLVGWVKQHTKLRISDIFDSELTEDPSLEIELLQHLKVACACLDDRPWRRPTMIQVMAMFKEIQAGSGIDSASTIAEDGGFGAVEGVEMSIKEGPEGKQ; this is encoded by the coding sequence ATGAAGATGAGCACTCTCTGTTCTACTGCGCACTGCCACTCCCTAACTCCCCAGAAGCTCTTCTCTGTCTACCACTGCCTATTGCTCTTCTCTCTCACTTCCCCCTGTCTCCAAGCTTCTCCCTCAGCCCTTAATGGCGTCTACAGAGACACCCACCTTCTTCTCCAATTTAAGGCCACGCTCCCCAACCCTGCTCTTCTCTCAAACTGGCAATCAGCCCAAAACCCTTGCCTCTTCAGGGGCGTCTCCTGTAAGGGAGCTCGTGTTTCCTTTGTAGACCTAAGCTCTTTCCCCCTTAGCTCCGATTTTAGCTCCGTCGCTTCTTATCTCATGAGCTTAGAGCTCTTGGAGAGTCTTCACTTGAGCTCCGCGAATCTCACCGGCTCTGTTTCTTCCATTTCTGGATATCGATGCAGTGTGTTCTTCACTGATTTGGATCTTTCCAACAATAGTCTATCTGGGTCTGTTTCGGATATTTTTTCAGGTCTATCCGCTTGCTCTGGTTTGAAATCTCTGAATCTGTCGTTTAATCCGTTGGAGTTTTCTGCCGGAGTGAAGGATTCCGGTTCCGTCGGCTTAATCCTCAAGAATTTGCAGACTCTGGACCTTTCTTACAATCGGATCTCGGGGCAAAACGTCGTTTCATCCCTCTTACCGGTGGGTTGCGGCGAGCTGAAGCGTTTGTCTCTGAGAGGCAACAAGGCCACCGGAAGCGTTCCCTTCTCCGGTTGTGCTAATTTGGAGTACCTCGATTTATCTTCCAACAATTTCACTTCAGTGGTGCCCTCATTCGGGGATTGCTTAGCTCTGCAGTATCTTGATCTGTCGGCGAACAAATTTTCAGGCGAAATAAAGGACGAACTCTCTTCCTGCAAGCAACTCAGCTTCTTGAACTTGTCGAGCAATCAATTTTCCGGCGCTATTCCAGCGCTCCCTACCGGAACCTTGCAGTTTCTGTATCTTTCGTACAACAAATTCCAGGGCGGATTGCCGGCGAATCTTGCAGATTTGTGCTTGACCCTCGTCGAGCTCGATCTTTCGTACAATAATTTCTTTGGTACGGTTCCCGATAGTTTAAGCTCTTGTTCTTCTTTGGAATCTATTAACTTGTCTAGCAACGAATTCTCCGGCGAATTACCCGTCGATACTGTGCTGAAAATGACTCAGTTGAAGAAGCTTGTCTTGTCAAACAACTACTTCGCCGGGGTCTTGCCGGATACTTTGTCGGTGCCTACCCATTTGGAGACTTTGGATGTTAGTTCCAATAATTTGTCCGGATTAATCCCTTCTGGGCTCTGTCAATCTTCTCGAAACAGCTTGAAGGAACTGTATCTTCAGAACAATATGTTCACCGGACCTATTCCGGCGACTCTGGGCAACTGCTCGGACCTTGTCTCCCTCGATCTCAGCTTCAATTACCTCACGGGCACGATCCCTTCTAGCTTGGGATCACTGTCAAACCTTCGTGACTTGATGATTTGGTTAAATCAGCTACAGGGAGAAATCCCCGAAGATTTGATGAACCTGCGGATGCTGGAGAGCCTTATTTTGGATTTTAACGAATTGACCGGATCGATTCCTTCTGGTCTGAGCAATTGCACAAATCTGAATTGGATCTCGCTGTCGAACAATCGGTTAAGTGGCGAGATCCCTCCCTGGATCGGGCGGTTAAGCAGTTTAGCCATTCTCAAGCTCGGAAACAACTCATTTCAGGGTCAGATTCCGCCGGAGCTCGGCGATTGCCAGAGACTGATATGGCTCGATCTCAATAGCAATTTACTGAGCGGCACAATTCCTCCTGCTCTGTTCAAGCAATCCGGCAACATCGTTGCTGGTCTCGTCGCCGGAAAGAGGTTTGCTTACATTAAGAATGATGGGAGCAATAAAGGGTGTCACGGAGCAGGCAACCTCGTCGAGTTTGCAGGAATTAGGCAACAGCAGCTGCCGAGAATTTCAACCAGAAGCCCCTGCAACTTCACGAGAGTCTACGGAGGTATAatccaacccacatttaacaatAATGGATCCATGATTTTTCTTGATCTTTCTTACAATGTGTTATCCGGTAGTATTCCCAAGGAGGGTGGGACTATGTACTATGTTCAAGTTTTGAATTTAGGCCATAACAATCTTTCTGGTCCAATCCCCCAAGagcttgggagcttgaggagtgTGAACATTCTTGATCTCTCCCACAATCAGCTCCAAGGGGTGATCCCTGGATCCTTGACAAGCCTTACATTGCTCTCGGATCTCGATCTGTCGAACAACCATCTCTGGGGGATGATTCCCGAATCATCTCAGTTCGAATCCTTTCCTGATTATAGATACATTAACAATTCCGGCCTCTGCGGGTACCCTCTCCCTCGATGTGGGGGGAATTCGGGCATGAATTCGCATTCCCAGCATAGGAAGTCCCGCGGACAAGCATCCCTTGCAGGGAGTGTGGCGATGGGTTTGTTATTTTCCCTCTTTTGTATCTTTGGATTGATCTTTGTTGCTGTGGAGgcgaagaagaggaggaggaagaaggatTCGTCTGCCCTCGATATTTATATCGACAGCAATTCTCACTCTGGGACTGCCAATGGAGGTTGGAAGCTAACCGGTGCCCGTGAAGCTTTGAGTATTAATCTTGCCACTTTTGAGAAGCCCCTTCGAAAGCTGACTTTTGCAGACCTTCTTGAGGCCACCCATGGCTTCCACAATGACAGTCTCATTGGCTCTGGAGGGTTTGGGGACGTCTACAAAGCCCAGCTGAAAGACGGAAGCATTGTAGCCATCAAGAAGTTGATACACATTAGCGGGCAGGGGGATCGGGAATTCACCGCTGAAATGGAAACCATTGGGAAAATCAAGCACCGAAATCTTGTGCCCCTCTTGGGCTATTGCAAGGTTGGGGAAGAACGGCTTTTGGTTTATGAATACATGAGGTTCGGAAGCCTGGAAGATATCTTGCATGACCGGAAGAAAGCCGGGATCAAGCTGAGTTGGTCGGCAAGGAGGAAGATAGCCATTGGAGCTGCTAGGGGACTTGCTTTTCTTCACCACAATTGCATTCCCCACATCATTCACCGGGACATGAAATCGAGCAATGTCCTGCTCGATGAGAACTTGGAAGCCCGAGTCTCCGATTTTGGAATGGCAAGGCTGATGAGTGCGATGGACACCCATTTGAGCGTGAGCACGCTTGCAGGCACACCTGGTTATGTCCCTCCCGAGTACTACCAGAGCTTCAGATGTTCCACGAAGGGCGATGTTTACAGCTATGGTGTTGTTCTACTCGAGCTGCTAACGGGAAGGCAGCCTACAGATTCATCCGATTTTGGGGACAACAACCTTGTGGGGTGGGTGAAGCAGCACACCAAGTTGAGAATAAGCGACATATTTGATTCGGAGCTCACGGAGGACCCCAGCCTGGAGATTGAGCTCTTGCAGCACTTGAAGGTAGCTTGTGCTTGCTTGGACGATCGACCGTGGCGGCGCCCTACCATGATCCAAGTCATGGCAATGTTCAAGGAAATCCAGGCAGGGTCGGGGATCGACTCGGCTTCCACCATTGCCGAGGATGGAGGTTTTGGTGCGGTCGAAGGGGTAGAGATGAGCATAAAAGAAGGCCCCGAAGGCAAGCAGTAG